From the genome of Anopheles moucheti chromosome 3, idAnoMoucSN_F20_07, whole genome shotgun sequence, one region includes:
- the LOC128305520 gene encoding uncharacterized protein LOC128305520, which yields MELTRRQFNLITTTGKMAPSVLSLLLLLATIVPYRATVAITEGTFPVAKRMNIETCLVRFDVHLNTIIRTEESRSMGARFLDDADLNSREQCLRLCCETENCDVFVFEEKSPGTCFLFQCGPPENFRCKFTRHSNYTSAVLSIPPPPPVEQPPPPPPPPLAAQIQSLAAQPAATSNGATKLLSQHEMELVSLKDGGGGNSKLQGTNFVPASSTTPLPPLGVRLGEMPTTPSASTPKQQLVMPAPQCGHFEFPCHSGECIAVYNVCDGIPQCEDGSDEGAECPQKNSGPVVSSSALNQGRDQGSGHGRASMGGGSVNQPVMMISSVRGGGSGNSPLGMGSPGMLPLDQRMYQPMDYQQTPNRFGLSLEQQQQQQMHRNREDPMTAPKPWPHPAINEPNYVDTSDSRIFNHKGGLQLAAVNNLVPPSQYQETLPESSYMPSSSVIRAGGAKSYLTMAGSNSYPQQVLPQFPAEQTSQQLSPYKSVLPSQWIGSNNMRASNWPLQPSDVLPSGSDGVPPREQYIQPAVQQQHPSIATQDMQSTANGADASASSSITLQQPAVNQPSPASAQWSMGSQAVAGTPTPPGTPSPGDGSANRAGLDSAMKDPSTNHDTLPAASVAAQSGAKRKPAASVASDSGTEYEEDAYDDTYPESTNAAGADDQSQPPTQTEPPKKKVRKHHKHDHDHGGKQAGGGSNSDNAGEQSTEQKRKKKVKTIKKDKAANQADHETGHHAGSDPIVHEHLKALEIEFADHDGYADRPGGAMLSLTLGVLLTAAMGILLSCRMRVARRRIRRPGKSSYAHDADFLVNGMYL from the exons ATGGAGCTAACCCGGAGGCAATTTAACTTAATTACCACCACAGGAAAAATGGCTCCCAGCGTTCTTTCGCTTCTGTTACTGCTAGCCACCATTGTTCCGTACCGTGCAACGGTTGCCATAACCGAGGGAACGTTTCCGGTCGCGAAGCGTATGAATATCGAAACATGTTTAG TTCGGTTCGATGTGCATCTTAATACCATCATACGCACGGAAGAATCGCGATCGATGGGTGCACGCTTTCTTGACGATGCTGATCTTAATTCGCGCGAGCAGTGTCTACGGCTTTGTTGCGAAACGGAAAACTgtgatgtgtttgtgttcgaGGAAAAG AGTCCGGGTACGTGTTTCCTCTTCCAGTGTGGTCCACCGGAGAACTTCCGCTGTAAGTTTACACGCCACTCGAACTACACTAGCGCGGTTCTGTCCATCCCACCGCCGCCTCCAGTTGAGCAaccgcctccaccaccaccgccaccgctaGCCGCCCAGATACAATCATTAGCCGCACAGCCGGCCGCTACCAGCAATGGTGCCACAAAACTGCTCTCCCAACACGAAATGGAACTGGTCAGCTTGAAGGACGGTGGGGGCGGCAACAGCAAGCTGCAGGGCACCAATTTTGTGCCCGCCTCCTCCACAACGCCTTTGCCACCGTTGGGTGTTCGGCTTGGCGAGATGCCCACTACGCCCAGCGCCAGTACACCCAAGCAGCAGCTTGTTATGCCTGCACCACAATGTGGCCATTTTGAATTTCCTTGCCATTCTGGTGAATGTATCGCGGTGTACAACGTGTGCGATGGCATCCCTCAGTGTGAGGACGGCAGCGATGAAGGTGCCGAATGTCCGCAGAAGAACTCTGGCCCAGTCGTATCTTCGTCCGCTTTGAACCAAGGCAGAGATCAGGGTTCGGGGCACGGAAGGGCGAGTATGGGCGGTGGTTCTGTGAATCAACCCGTCATGATGATATCATCGGTACGTGGCGGTGGTAGCGGGAATAGCCCGTTAGGGATGGGCTCCCCAGGAATGCTTCCACTCGACCAGCGAATGTACCAACCGATGGATTACCAGCAGACACCCAATCGATTCGGGTTGTCACtggaacagcaacaacagcagcagatgcACCGTAACCGAGAAGATCCGATGACGGCTCCAAAACCGTGGCCTCATCCAGCCATCAATGAGCCGAACTACGTCG ATACCTCGGATAGCCGTATCTTCAACCATAAGGGTGGGCTGCAACTAGCGGCGGTTAACAACCTGGTTCCACCTTCTCAATATCAGGAAACCCTACCAGAGTCGAGCTACATGCCATCGTCCTCCGTCATACGTGCTGGAGGTGCAAAGTCTTATCTGACTATGGCCGGCAGTAATAGCTATCCGCAGCAAGTTTTACCACAGTTTCCAGCCGAACAAACGTCACAACAGCTGTCGCCGTATAAATCTGTTCTCCCTTCACAGTGGATAGGAAGCAACAATATGCGAGCCTCAAACTGGCCATTGCAGCCCAGCGATGTTTTGCCAAGCGGCAGTGATGGAGTTCCTCCAAGAGAACAGTACATACAACCAGCCGTCCAACAGCAACACCCTTCGATCGCAACGCAAGACATGCAATCCACCGCCAACGGTGCGGATGCATCTGCGTCCTCCTCGATTACGCTTCAGCAACCGGCAGTGAACCAACCATCTCCAGCTAGTGCACAATGGTCAATGGGATCACAGGCAGTGGCGggaacaccaacaccaccgggTACACCGTCTCCTGGCGACGGATCAGCGAATCGCGCTGGGCTCGATAGTGCCATGAAGGATCCATCCACAAACCATGACACGTTACCTGCTGCAAGCGTTGCCGCTCAGAGTGGAGCGAAACGCAAACCAGCTGCAAGCGTTGCATCTGACAGTGGGACAGAGTACGAGGAAGATGCGTATGACGATACTTACCCAGAGTCGACGAATGCAGCCGGAGCGGATGATCAATCCCAACCCCCTACCCAAACGGAACCACCGAAGAAGAAGGTTCGAAAGCATCACAAACACGATCACGACCATGGTGGTAAGCAGGCGGGTGGTGGTTCGAATTCGGACAACGCTGGTGAACAGTCGACCGaacagaaaaggaagaaaaaagtaaaaacaattaaaaaggaTAAGGCAGCGAATCAGGCAGATCATGAAACCGGACATCACGCTGGAAGTGATCCTATCGTGCATGAACATCTGAAGGCGCTCGAGATCGAGTTTGCGGATCACGATGGGTACGCTGATCGTCCCGGTGGTGCTATGTTATCACTTACCCTCGGTGTGTTGCTGACCGCGGCCATGGGCATACTGTTGAGCTGCCGGATGCGTGTGGCTCGTCGAAGAATTCGCCGCCCGGGCAAATCGTCCTACGCGCACGATGCTGATTTTCTCGTTAACGGCATGTATCTGTAG